One window from the genome of Alnus glutinosa chromosome 13, dhAlnGlut1.1, whole genome shotgun sequence encodes:
- the LOC133854917 gene encoding uncharacterized protein LOC133854917: protein MKKKGNHRSSVAELLEMPLPKAASPPPPSRTNESPKSSIFISSKNTLSASKFKKDKSLPTALNSLSSVSDLKDLASSHLDDLKRHIDRSHSEILKELDSSQSRLHKRFKIQTQSCQRLMDESEKEYKKMSERISESREAMKASYGEFIADAQGSASRACKTSITELSQSCEKAIDVLRSRFGIPST from the exons atgaagaagaaagggaATCACAGGTCCTCAGTAGCGGAGCTTCTGGAAATGCCATTGCCAAAGGCagcttctcctcctcctccttctcgtACAAACGAGTCTCCGAAATCTAGTATTTTCATCAGCAGCAAGAACACGCTCTCTGCATCGAAGTTCAAGAAGGACAAGTCGCTGCCTACTGCTCTCAACTCCCTAAGCAGCGTCTCCGATCTTAAGGACCTCGCCTCTTCACACCTCGACGATCTCAAGCGTCACATCGATCGCTCTCACTCCGAGATCCTTAAGGAGCTCGACTCTTCCCAGTCTCGCCTCCACAAGCGCTtcaag ATTCAGACTCAATCATGCCAACGATTGATGGATGAATCAGAGAAGGAATACAAGAAGATGTCAGAAAGGATCAGTGAAAGTCGGGAAGCAATGAAG GCTTCATATGGAGAGTTCATTGCAGATGCACAGGGCAGCGCATCTCGTG CGTGCAAAACATCCATCACTGAGCTTTCACAATCCTGTGAGAAAGCAATTGATGTTCTCCGAAGCCGATTTGGGATTCCATCAACTTAG
- the LOC133854918 gene encoding receptor-like protein 56: METCFAKNVIFVWIVAIALSPLASGEECCKEQTRALLEIKNATNASSLAGWDGRDCCEASEIIDCNGIAGGVTIISLRGEYTSSRSTWYPNVTLFTLFDELEELTLSNMQIGGGLQAFCELKRLNHLSYLDLQNNRLEGVIPSCLGMIGNLQNLILSNNRLYGNLPPSIFSKQSKIQMFDVSANQLDGVLSFSTFANASSLQYLNLSSNRFHGNLPPSIFSKQSKIKFFEVSANQLDGVLSFSTFANASSLVYLDLSSNYNLEIETESPSWVPTFQLSFLNLANCSLNKKNGHVIPSFITTQVSLYWLDLSHNLIEGSIPCELLLNSSIRVLSLGSNKIDGSLFLGCFANQTSSLRSFDISDNQVKGPLPENIGHLLPGLSNVDMSSNALEGIIPWSFGNLAFVILDLSNNMLSGTLPQNLTRDGTPLVYLNLSNNKLKGEMLPRDSNMTSLESLQLSGNQFEGMISPAISNSPSLVILDIQNNNLSGNIPKWLYDHPSLVAILLSGNHFEGHLLRRMCQMKSLKVFDISDNHISGGIPSCLDNITLWKKSSPSSNYFIENKGQYYPELPIGIELKSEIVTSLQIKHEEYTFKGIPLSLMTLIDLSSNKLTGSIPFEMGELSQLRSLNLSNNFLTGPIPNSFKNLKNVESFDLSHNKLSGGIPYEFVGMTSLSVFSVAYNNLSGRVPFEQQFSTFESQCYDGNLDLCGDPLPRNCSPTNQLEPGHEDEKEETRIIDSPLFFYGFVAVSYALGFWVFFGILIIKKNWRHIYFRAVDKIIDSCFEMLSKYH, from the exons ATGGAGACTTGTTTTgctaaaaatgtcatttttgtttGGATTGTGGCTATCGCTTTATCCCCTTTGGCATCTGGTGAAGAATGCTGCAAAGAACAGACAAGAGCTCTCTTGGAGATCAAAAACGCCACAAATGCTTCTTCCCTTGCGGGCTGGGACGGAAGGGATTGTTGTGAAGCAAGTGAAATCATCGATTGTAACGGTATTGCTGGAGGAGTTACCATAATATCTTTGAGAGGGGAGTACACTTCATCAAGAAGTACATGGTATCCAAATGTAACCTTGTTCACCTTATTTGATGAACTCGAAGAACTAACACTGTCTAACATGCAAATTGGAGGAGGGCTCCAAG CTTTTTGCGAACTGAAGCGATTAAATCATCTATCTTATTTGGATCTTCAGAATAATAGATTGGAAGGCGTTATTCCCTCTTGTCTTGGGATGATTGGAAATCTTCAAAATCTTATTCTATCAAATAATCGTCTTTATGGTAATCTACCTCCATCAATATTCTCCAAACAAAGCAAGATTCAGATGTTTGATGTTTCGGCCAATCAATTAGATggggttttatcattttctactttCGCCAATGCTTCAAGTCTCCAATACCTTAATCTTTCGAGTAATCGCTTTCATGGTAATCTACCTCCATCAATATTCTCCAAACAAAGCAAGATTAAGTTTTTTGAGGTTTCTGCCAATCAATTAGATggggttttatcattttctactttTGCCAATGCTTCAAGTCTCGTGTACCTTGATCTTTCAAGCAACTACAATTTGGAAATTGAAACCGAATCTCCCTCATGGGTTCCAACCTTTCAGCTAAGTTTTCTAAACTTGGCAAATTGCAGCCTTAACAAGAAGAATGGTCACGTTATCCCAAGCTTCATCACCACCCAAGTTTCATTGTATTGGCTAGACTTGTCTCACAACTTAATAGAGGGAAGCATACCTTGTGAGTTGCTATTGAACTCGAGTATCAGAGTTTTATCCTTGGGAAGTAACAAAATTGATGgttctctttttcttggttGCTTTGCTAATCAAACTTCATCACTTAGATCCTTCGACATATCAGATAATCAGGTCAAAGGTCCTCTTCCTGAAAATATTGGACATCTTCTTCCAGGCTTATCCAATGTTGACATGTCCTCAAATGCATTAGAGGGCATCATTCCTTGGTCTTTTGGTAATCTGGCTTTTGTAATATTAGACCTTTCTAATAACATGCTCTCAGGGACATTACCGCAAAATTTGACTAGAGATGGCACCCCACTGGTATATTTAAATCTATCAAACAATAAATTGAAAGGAGAAATGCTCCCAAGGGACTCCAACATGACAAGTTTGGAGAGCTTACAACTCAGCGGCAATCAATTTGAAGGAATGATCTCACCCGCAATATCAAACAGTCCCTCTCTGGTAATCCTAGATATTCAAAACAATAACTTGTCTGGTAATATTCCAAAGTGGTTGTATGATCATCCTTCCTTGGTGGCAATTCTTTTAAGTGGAAATCACTTTGAAGGTCACCTACTCCGAAGAATGTGTCAAATGAAAAGTTTGAAAGTTTTTGATATATCTGATAATCATATTTCAGGAGGTATTCCCTCCTGCCTTGATAACATTACATTATGGAAGAAGAGTTCTCCAAGCTCTAACTATTTCATAGAAAATAAGGGACAGTATTACCCGGAACTTCCAATTGGAATAGAATTAAAATCAGAAATTGTAACGTCCTTGCAAATAAAGCATGAGGAATATACTTTCAAAGGTATCCCGCTCTCGTTGATGACTTTAATTGACTTGTCATCTAACAAATTGACAGGGAGCATTCCTTTTGAAATGGGAGAATTGTCACAGCTTCGATCCTTGAACTTGTCAAATAATTTTCTAACTGGCCCCATTCCAAATTCTTTTAAGAACTTGAAAAATGTGGAGAGCTTTGATCtatcccacaacaagctgagtGGGGGAATCCCTTATGAATTTGTTGGAATGACTTCTCTATCAGTATTTAGTGTTGCCTATAACAATCTTTCTGGAAGAGTTCCATTTGAGCAGCAGTTCTCAACTTTCGAGTCGCAGTGCTATGATGGAAATCTGGATCTCTGTGGAGACCCTTTGCCGAGAAACTGCTCACCTACAAACCAACTTGAACCTGGACATGAGGATGAAAAGGAAGAGACTAGAATAATCGATAGCCCTTTATTCTTCTATGGATTTGTTGCTGTATCTTATGCACTcggattttgggttttctttgggatcctaatcattaaaaagaattggAGGCATATCTATTTTAGAGCTGTTGACAAAATTATTGACTCATGTTTTGAAATGCTCTCCAAGTATCATTGA
- the LOC133853931 gene encoding uncharacterized protein LOC133853931 produces the protein MSYRLPDKFKMPDIPVYTGLGDPIEHLTSFCAHIVLHATLDEVACRAFPLTLAGGAWEWFRAFPSRLVTSFESLAKKFAPQFMAGIRKDEALMVDLAKRPAEGLQEFLDGVEEFVNQEETLRAFRGAEKASRGSPMAEKKPKQKEIKVVKGVMERRQVKRVEDYNWTPINTHIKEVLMEIKEDPNYKDPLPIKRKPLPQNLHKYCQYHGSYGHWTSSCVTLREMVERYIADGKLTRFLGK, from the exons ATGTCATATCGGCTCCCGGATAAGTTCAAAATGCCTGATATACCGGTTTACACAGGATTGGGGGACCCGATTGAACATTTGACAAGCTTCTGCGCACATATAGTCTTGCATGCCACTCTAGACGAAGTGGCATGTCGAGCCTTTCCTCTCACTTTGGCTGGAGGGGCTTGGGAGTGGTTTAGAGCATTTCCCTCCCGCTTAGTTACGAGTTTTGAAAGTCTAGCCAAGAAGTTTGCACCGCAATTCATGGCAG GCATCAGAAAGGATGAGGCTCTCATGGTGGATTTGGCAAAAAGGCCAGCGGAGGGATTGCAGGAGTTTCTAGATGGAGTTGAAGAATTTGTGAATCAGGAGGAGACTCTTCGAGCATTTCGAGGAGCTGAGAAAGCCTCAAGAGGAAGTCCGATGGCAGAGAAGAAGCCAAAGCAGAAGGAAATCAAAGTTGTAAAGGGAGTTATGGAGCGCCGGCAGGTTAAAAGAGTGGAGGATTATAATTGGACGCCAATAAACACTCATATAAAAGAAGTCCTTATGGAGATTAAGGAGGACCCGAATTACAAGGATCCTCTGCCGattaagagaaaaccactcccCCAGAACCTTCACAAATATTGCCAATATCATGGCTCGTACGGCCATTGGACCAGCTCTTGTGTAACCCTGAGGGAAATGGTTGAAAGGTATATAGCAGATGGCAAGTTGACTCGTTTCTTGGGGAAGTAG